One Pirellulales bacterium DNA window includes the following coding sequences:
- a CDS encoding MFS transporter translates to MAASDPTSMSPPHSVAVSRGFWRTVPWLMMVVACGHFNRIGISVAGTERIISQYDLAPQQMGMVYSAFLLCYTLAMIPGGWFIDRYGARAALLVWGIGSTVFVALSGGVGLVAGTASTLLAGLLVVRALLGIVNAPLHPASARMVYEHVSPRSKALANGLVTFAACLGIASTYKVLGGLIDRFDWPTALLFSSALTLVVTGIWAGVSRPRSFAEGDHSPSHQQHFDWSSLLLVLRHRNVVCITLSYTAMGYFQYVFFYWIEYFFESVQHESRQVARDYSMWVTLAMGAGMVLGGVLADRVPRSLPPRVRGAIVPALSMLFSGLAFEAGLLATDPQVTLAAFALAAACIGGCEGSFWTTAVGLGGRYGGIVAGLMNMGGNTGGTLSPWILPLLGGVFAREYGSDVGWRLSMSVAGVIVILGAALWWGICPDEDNNSVISAPGATSF, encoded by the coding sequence GTGGCGGCTTCCGATCCGACCAGCATGTCGCCGCCTCACTCGGTGGCAGTTAGCCGTGGTTTTTGGCGGACTGTCCCCTGGCTGATGATGGTGGTCGCCTGCGGCCACTTCAATCGCATCGGCATCTCGGTCGCGGGAACCGAGCGGATCATTTCTCAGTACGACCTCGCTCCGCAGCAGATGGGCATGGTCTATTCGGCTTTTCTGCTCTGTTACACACTAGCCATGATTCCCGGGGGATGGTTCATCGATCGCTACGGGGCGCGGGCTGCGCTACTGGTGTGGGGAATTGGCTCGACGGTGTTTGTGGCCCTTTCCGGCGGGGTCGGCCTTGTGGCTGGGACCGCTTCGACGCTCTTAGCGGGACTGCTGGTCGTGCGCGCGCTGCTGGGGATCGTGAACGCGCCCTTGCACCCGGCATCGGCACGTATGGTTTACGAACACGTCTCACCGAGATCGAAAGCACTCGCCAACGGACTCGTGACATTTGCGGCCTGCCTGGGAATCGCGTCGACATACAAAGTGTTGGGAGGATTGATCGATCGCTTCGACTGGCCGACGGCGCTGTTATTTTCTAGCGCGTTGACGCTGGTCGTCACGGGGATTTGGGCCGGCGTGTCGCGTCCACGGTCGTTTGCAGAAGGTGATCATTCGCCTTCACACCAGCAGCACTTCGATTGGTCGTCCCTGTTACTTGTTCTACGGCACCGCAATGTGGTTTGCATAACGCTCAGCTATACGGCGATGGGATACTTCCAGTATGTGTTCTTCTATTGGATCGAGTATTTCTTCGAGAGCGTGCAACATGAATCACGTCAGGTCGCCCGCGACTATTCCATGTGGGTAACGCTGGCGATGGGGGCGGGAATGGTGTTGGGAGGTGTTCTCGCGGATCGGGTGCCGCGCAGCCTGCCGCCACGCGTGCGCGGGGCGATCGTTCCGGCGCTCTCGATGCTCTTTAGCGGCCTGGCTTTCGAAGCCGGACTGCTGGCAACGGATCCACAAGTCACGCTGGCGGCGTTTGCCTTGGCCGCGGCGTGTATTGGTGGCTGCGAAGGTTCGTTCTGGACGACAGCGGTCGGGCTAGGGGGACGATACGGCGGAATCGTGGCAGGATTGATGAATATGGGCGGCAACACGGGCGGCACCCTCTCGCCGTGGATTCTGCCGCTACTGGGAGGGGTCTTTGCCCGGGAGTATGGCTCTGACGTCGGCTGGCGGCTGAGTATGTCTGTGGCCGGCGTGATCGTGATTTTGGGCGCCGCATTGTGGTGGGGCATCTGCCCTGACGAGGACAATAACAGCGTGATTTCCGCACCGGGCGCAACGAGTTTTTGA
- a CDS encoding EcsC family protein, whose protein sequence is MFDPEDLEALADAVHTLENPGLAIQITNVVGQPMEYALKSLPDEISQRIASITNAALLSALRVATSTLRSNGDVRPSNRIHKALSTLSGAIGGAFGIPALAIELPFSTTIILRSVADIARAQGENIRLPETQLACIEVFALGSRSKSDDAADTGYYATRTVLARSISEAGKYIAERGLAEEGAPAIVRLITNIAARFKLPVSAKFAAQSIPAIGAAGGGAINLIFISHFQDMARGHFTVRRLERKYGDGLIRTEYDRIKRSNEAAKR, encoded by the coding sequence ATGTTCGATCCTGAAGATCTTGAGGCCCTGGCCGATGCCGTCCATACGCTGGAAAATCCAGGTCTGGCGATCCAAATCACCAACGTCGTCGGGCAACCGATGGAATACGCGCTCAAGAGTCTGCCCGACGAGATTTCGCAACGTATCGCATCGATCACGAATGCCGCCCTGCTTTCCGCACTGCGTGTAGCCACGTCGACGTTGCGGAGCAATGGCGATGTGCGTCCGTCGAATCGGATTCACAAGGCGCTCTCGACGTTGAGCGGTGCGATCGGGGGCGCCTTTGGAATTCCGGCCCTGGCTATCGAATTGCCTTTTTCGACCACAATAATATTGCGATCCGTGGCGGATATCGCCCGTGCTCAGGGAGAGAATATCCGTTTGCCGGAAACCCAACTGGCTTGCATCGAAGTCTTTGCGTTGGGCAGCCGGTCCAAATCCGACGATGCGGCAGACACGGGCTATTATGCCACGCGTACCGTGCTGGCGCGTAGCATATCCGAAGCAGGAAAATACATCGCCGAACGAGGCCTCGCCGAGGAAGGCGCGCCGGCCATCGTGCGGCTGATTACCAATATTGCAGCCCGATTCAAACTACCGGTGTCTGCGAAGTTCGCCGCGCAGTCGATTCCGGCGATCGGCGCAGCCGGCGGCGGTGCCATAAACCTGATCTTCATTAGCCATTTCCAGGACATGGCTCGCGGCCATTTCACAGTGCGACGTTTGGAGCGCAAGTATGGAGACGGCCTGATCCGGACGGAATATGATCGGATCAAGCGCAGTAACGAAGCGGCCAAGCGATGA